The following is a genomic window from Aquificota bacterium.
GGATTTTGAACCTCAATACTTTAGCGGTCTTCAGGTATCTCGCCAAGCTGGCACACCTATCATATGGCTTGGTTCCATCTTGGTTGTGGGTGGTATGCTAATAGCCTTTTACACAGTTCATAGAAAGGTTTGGGCAAGGCTTGAAGGGAACACCTTAAAGGTAGCCTTTTGGTCCCATAAGTTCAAAGAGGAGTTCAAGAAAAGCTTTTTAAACTCTCTGGAGGTGTTAAAGCATGAAAATCCTTCTCATGGAAAAGAACCTAATACTTCTTAGCAGGATAAGGTCTTCTCTAAGTGGCCATGAAGTAAGGACTGGAGGAGATTACCAAGGAGAGGAGCTTGTTCTTATAAACCTTGAGCAGTTCTCTCCGGAAATAATAAAGAGCTTAAAAGAAAAAGGTGCCAAGGTTATAGCCTACTGCGGGCATAAAAGGCTTGACTTTATAAACTTGGCAAAAGAGTTGGGTGCGGACCTCGTAGTTCCAAACAGCCAGATAATAAACGCTGGAGAGCTTATCTCAAAAGTTTAAAAACTCCACTCTTAAGTCTAACAAAAACTCGGGATAAAACTTTTCTAAAAGCTTTTTAACCTTTACCAGAGTTTCTTCCGCTATTGGCCTTTCACCTGCCACGCATACAAAGGCAAGGCTTGCCCTCTGCCAGAGGTCATGATGGTCCACTTCAGCCACGGATACGTTTAAAGAAGACCTTACCTTATCCTTTATTGACCTTATAAAATGCCTTTTTTCCTTAAGAGAACCGTTTTCCGGAAAGAAAAGTTCTACCCTAAGTATGCCAAGCACCATATGGAGTTATATTATAATAACATTCCTGTGTTTTGGTTAATAGTTTTTATTACCTTTCTTAACGCCTTTGCTCTTGATTGTTCTCTTCTTAAGGCAAGGTATCTGGCTCTAAAGGAAGATATGGTTTATGAGGACCTTATGAGAGAGGCCGAATCTTTGATAAACCTTGCCTGCAATAGAGGGGACAAAAAGGCCTTAAGGTCTGCGGACAAAATATTGCAAGCCCTTGAAAATATAAAATTTCCAGAGAGTTTTGGAAAGGATGAAGTGGTTGTCAGCAAAAGATTAAGAAGAGCATCAATTCTTCTCAACGAGACTCAAAAATACTCTAAAAAATACTCTCAGCTCTTTGCCTACCAACTTCTTTTTTACCAAGTGGCCAGAGAAAACTACAGGGTTGGCGATTATGAATATGCCTTAAAATACTCTATAGCTTCTTACAATCTTGGTAGGGCTATACTGGAGCTAAGATGATTTTTAAGGAAGGTGATTATATACTTCTTGTGGAAGGTGAAAAAAGGTATGTAAAACTACTAAATAAGGACTTTAACCTTAGCTTAAAGGGGAAAACCATAAAGTTTGAGGATATAGTGGGCAAAAGGCCTGGTGAGGTGGTAAAGGGCTTTTGCCTTTTGCTTCCAACCCTTGAAGACATCATACTTTATGGATTTAAAAGAAAAACTCAGATAGTTTATCCAAAAGATAGCTTTTACATCGCCTTTAGGCTTGGCCTTTCAAAGGATAAAAAACTCCTTGAATTTGGTGTAGGAAGTGGTGCATCTACGGCCGTTTTCTCCCAGCTTGCTGGAGAGGTGTGGGTATATGAAGTAAGAGAGGATTTTTACAAGCTGGCAAAGAAAAACTGGGAAAGCTTTGGACTGTGCCAGAATGTAAAGCTTGAAAACATGGATTTTATGCTGGCAGACCTGCCGGAAGAGTTTTTTGATGCCGTTTTTGTGGATGTAAAGGACCCACTACCCTACATAGAAAAGGTTTGGAAGGTTCTAAAGGCTGGCGCATCCTTTGGAAGCATACTGCCCACCACAAACCAAGTAAGTGCTTTGATAAAAGCTATGGAAGGACTATTTTGTGATATAGACGTTTTGGAAACACTCCAAAGGCACTATAAGATAAACCCAGAAAGGTTAAGGCCGCAGGACAATATGGTGGCGCACACAGGCTACCTTGTCTTTGCAAGAAAAAGGATATAGTCCTTTATGTCTGGAAGGTCTATTTTGCAGTAGTCATAGCCCTCCGGCACAGTGGCCCCTTTCATTATGAGTATGTATTTTTTTGAAAGCCTATCCAAGATAGGCAATATATCCTTTAGTTTTCCCAAGGCCCTACAAACCACAAGGTCAAACTTTTCATCCACCTTTTGGGCTTCTTTACATATAACTCTGTAAGATAGTCCAAGCTTTACCTTTATATACTCAAGAAAGGCACACTTTTTTGCAACGGACTCTATAAGGGTCAGTTCTATTCTATCCTTGTAGTATATCTTTAGTGGCACACCGGGAAAGCCTGCACCACTACCCACATCGCACAAAGAAAGCCCATCCACCTTAACACCCTTTTCTTCCAAACAAAGGCTCACGCTTACAGAATCAAGAAAATGCCTTATAACAATCTCTTCATCCTCCTCTATGGCCGTTAAATTGTGGACCTTGTTCCACCTTTTTAGCTCCTTAAGGTATATATCAAAGCTTTTTATCTGTTCCTCAGACAGGCTAAAGCCATTCCTTTGGAATATTTCTCTTATCAGTCTTTCAGAAGAAATTTTATATCCTCCGCCATCTTTTGTGGGTCTTGCTTAGAAGGTGTATAAAGGAGCTTTATCTTGTTGTCTGGGGTGATAAGGTATATGGTGGCCGTATGGTCTATAAGGTAGCCAC
Proteins encoded in this region:
- a CDS encoding tRNA (adenine-N1)-methyltransferase is translated as MIFKEGDYILLVEGEKRYVKLLNKDFNLSLKGKTIKFEDIVGKRPGEVVKGFCLLLPTLEDIILYGFKRKTQIVYPKDSFYIAFRLGLSKDKKLLEFGVGSGASTAVFSQLAGEVWVYEVREDFYKLAKKNWESFGLCQNVKLENMDFMLADLPEEFFDAVFVDVKDPLPYIEKVWKVLKAGASFGSILPTTNQVSALIKAMEGLFCDIDVLETLQRHYKINPERLRPQDNMVAHTGYLVFARKRI
- a CDS encoding DUF503 domain-containing protein, giving the protein MVLGILRVELFFPENGSLKEKRHFIRSIKDKVRSSLNVSVAEVDHHDLWQRASLAFVCVAGERPIAEETLVKVKKLLEKFYPEFLLDLRVEFLNF
- the rsmG gene encoding 16S rRNA (guanine(527)-N(7))-methyltransferase RsmG, which gives rise to MIREIFQRNGFSLSEEQIKSFDIYLKELKRWNKVHNLTAIEEDEEIVIRHFLDSVSVSLCLEEKGVKVDGLSLCDVGSGAGFPGVPLKIYYKDRIELTLIESVAKKCAFLEYIKVKLGLSYRVICKEAQKVDEKFDLVVCRALGKLKDILPILDRLSKKYILIMKGATVPEGYDYCKIDLPDIKDYILFLAKTR